One genomic segment of Streptomyces liangshanensis includes these proteins:
- a CDS encoding SDR family oxidoreductase, whose amino-acid sequence MKSTLQDKTVLVVGRGSGIARAVTLAAREAGARVVVAGRDEESLAKAYNDPGITPERVDLTDERSIAALAERLGEVDHVVSTASARARGTIDALSPEILRLSFETKAIGPIILAKHFRNRIREGGSLTLFSGSSAIKPVPGMLAVAATNGAADTIARALAVELAPVRVNAISPGTVDTGAYDALGDAKKAALFAARKEHNPARRLGTAEDIADAVVFAMTNTFLTGVSLAVDGGEPLV is encoded by the coding sequence ATGAAATCAACACTTCAGGACAAGACGGTACTGGTGGTCGGCCGGGGCAGCGGGATCGCCCGGGCGGTGACGCTGGCGGCCCGGGAAGCCGGCGCGCGGGTCGTGGTCGCCGGACGTGACGAGGAGAGCCTCGCCAAGGCGTACAACGACCCGGGGATCACCCCCGAGAGGGTGGACCTGACGGACGAGCGGTCGATCGCCGCGCTGGCTGAGCGGCTCGGAGAGGTCGACCACGTCGTGTCGACGGCCTCGGCCCGGGCGCGCGGCACCATCGACGCGCTCTCCCCGGAGATCCTGCGGCTCTCCTTCGAGACGAAGGCGATCGGGCCGATCATCCTCGCCAAGCACTTCCGGAACCGGATCCGCGAGGGCGGCTCCCTCACCCTGTTCTCGGGCTCCTCGGCGATCAAGCCCGTACCGGGCATGCTGGCCGTCGCCGCCACGAACGGCGCGGCCGACACCATCGCCAGGGCGCTGGCCGTGGAACTGGCTCCCGTGCGGGTCAACGCCATCTCCCCCGGGACCGTCGACACCGGGGCGTACGACGCCTTGGGCGACGCGAAGAAGGCGGCGCTGTTCGCGGCGAGGAAGGAGCACAACCCGGCGCGGCGCCTCGGGACGGCCGAGGACATCGCGGACGCCGTCGTGTTCGCGATGACCAACACGTTCCTGACGGGGGTCTCCCTGGCGGTCGACGGAGGCGAACCACTCGTCTGA
- a CDS encoding PadR family transcriptional regulator, with product MALRHAVLAALLDGEYSGYQLAKAFDIGVANFWHALPQQLYAELAKLEKDGLVSGRQVIQETRPNKRLFRVTDAGRAELETFAAAVSKPSFIRDDLLVKVQVADRIGTAAVIGQLQERAAAADGKIELLGDLLRRLRGDADEEEFLLRGERIGPYLTCLRGLAFEREHRDWCLRIAAVLEARQATRTER from the coding sequence ATGGCGTTGCGGCACGCGGTACTGGCGGCGCTGCTGGACGGCGAGTACAGCGGGTACCAGCTGGCGAAGGCGTTCGACATCGGCGTCGCGAACTTCTGGCACGCCCTGCCGCAGCAGTTGTACGCGGAGTTGGCCAAGCTGGAGAAGGACGGGCTGGTCTCGGGGCGGCAGGTGATCCAGGAAACCCGGCCCAACAAACGGCTGTTCCGGGTCACCGACGCCGGTCGCGCCGAGCTGGAGACGTTCGCCGCGGCCGTGTCGAAGCCCTCGTTCATCCGCGACGACCTGCTGGTGAAGGTCCAGGTCGCCGACCGGATCGGTACGGCGGCGGTGATCGGACAGCTCCAGGAGCGGGCGGCCGCGGCCGACGGCAAGATCGAGCTGCTCGGCGATCTGCTGCGGCGTCTGCGCGGCGACGCGGACGAGGAGGAGTTCCTCCTCCGGGGCGAGCGGATCGGGCCGTACCTGACCTGCCTGCGCGGCCTCGCCTTCGAGCGGGAGCACCGGGACTGGTGCCTGCGGATCGCGGCCGTTCTCGAGGCGCGGCAGGCGACCCGTACCGAACGGTGA
- a CDS encoding nuclear transport factor 2 family protein, with amino-acid sequence METAERFRAAVENGELAALDDLFTEDIRLYSPVTFTPFEGRPMVLGLFGVLLRTFEDFRYTGHFEGTAETSADGEEAPSEILLFRATVDGKQIHGIDMLQFDEAGRIKEFTVMVRPQSAVHTLGQAVLAGLAADGLTPGAAVAP; translated from the coding sequence ATGGAGACCGCCGAACGCTTCCGCGCCGCCGTGGAGAACGGCGAACTCGCCGCACTGGACGACCTGTTCACCGAGGACATCCGCCTGTACAGCCCCGTGACGTTCACGCCCTTCGAGGGCAGGCCCATGGTCCTCGGGCTCTTCGGCGTCCTGCTGCGCACCTTCGAGGACTTCCGCTACACCGGCCACTTCGAGGGCACGGCCGAGACCAGCGCCGACGGCGAGGAGGCCCCGTCGGAGATCCTGCTGTTCCGGGCCACCGTGGACGGCAAGCAGATCCACGGCATCGACATGCTCCAGTTCGACGAGGCGGGCCGGATCAAGGAGTTCACCGTGATGGTCCGCCCCCAGTCCGCCGTACACACCCTGGGGCAGGCGGTACTGGCCGGCCTGGCCGCCGACGGCCTCACCCCCGGGGCGGCGGTCGCCCCTTAA
- a CDS encoding VOC family protein, with protein sequence MEMTLQLTIDCADPVRLVAFWSEALGYVPEPAPDGHATWRAYWIAAGVPEEELPPGAGDAAESIVDPAGRGPRVWFQQVPERKAGKNRLHLDLKVGGGREVPRAVRAERVGATVERLVEAGAGVLRTTDEPDAGQYAVLLRDPEGNEFCVV encoded by the coding sequence ATGGAGATGACACTGCAACTCACGATCGACTGCGCCGACCCGGTGAGGTTGGTGGCGTTCTGGAGCGAGGCCCTCGGGTACGTACCCGAGCCCGCCCCGGACGGCCATGCCACCTGGCGCGCGTACTGGATCGCCGCGGGGGTGCCGGAGGAGGAGCTGCCGCCCGGGGCGGGCGACGCCGCGGAGTCGATCGTCGATCCGGCGGGGCGCGGCCCGCGGGTCTGGTTCCAGCAGGTTCCCGAGCGGAAGGCCGGCAAGAACCGCCTGCACCTGGACCTGAAGGTGGGCGGCGGGCGGGAGGTCCCCCGGGCGGTCCGCGCGGAGCGGGTCGGCGCCACGGTGGAACGGCTGGTCGAGGCGGGCGCGGGTGTGCTGCGGACCACGGACGAGCCGGACGCCGGGCAGTACGCGGTCCTGCTGCGGGACCCGGAGGGCAACGAGTTCTGCGTGGTCTAG
- a CDS encoding glycoside hydrolase family 95 protein yields the protein MAGTAAAADPSDDLTLWYQTPATNWERESLPIGSGALGASVFGTLATERLTFNEKTLWTGGPGAAGGYDHGNWTTPRPGVLASVQQRLDTEGRLTPEAVVAELGQPKHGFGSYQVFGDLEFAVPGAPTAPDASYRRSLDLSTALAAVSYTHQGVAYTREFFASYPGKVIAGRFGADQPGKVAFTLRYTSPRQDFTATASGDRLTVRGALRDNGLRFEAQIRVRTEGGSVRAGTDGTLTVTGANRAWFVLAAGTDYADTYPAYRGRDPHAAVTGSVDAAARRSYTDLRERHVADHRALFDRVRLDIGQQLPDLPTDRLLTGYTGGTTPADKALEALFFQYGRYLLIASSRAGSLPANLQGVWNNVTDPPWSADYHVNINLQMNYWLAEVTNLAETTAPYDRYVEAMRAPGRRSAQEIFGSGGWVVQNETNPYGFTGVHNWATSFWFPEAAAWLTQQLYDHYRFNGSTDYLRTTAYPVMKEAAEFWLANLRTDPRDGTLVVTPSYSPEQGDFTAGAAMSQQIVHDLLTNTLEAARTLGDAPAFRARLQDTLAELDPGLRVGSWGQLQEWKADLDSPTNDHRHVSHLFALHPGRQIQAGSEWADAAKVSLTARGDGGTGWSKAWKINFWARLRDGDHAHKMLSEQLKSSTLPNLWDTHPPFQIDGNFGATSGIAEMLVQSQHGPIEILPALPASWPDGSVTGLRARGGATLDLVWAGGRATRVTLRAHRTGDLTVRSTLLPGGERRFRATAGRTYVFHA from the coding sequence ATGGCCGGAACAGCCGCCGCCGCCGACCCCTCCGATGATTTGACGCTCTGGTACCAGACCCCCGCCACCAACTGGGAGCGGGAATCCCTGCCCATCGGCAGCGGAGCCCTCGGCGCGAGTGTGTTCGGCACACTCGCCACCGAGCGGCTCACGTTCAACGAGAAGACCCTGTGGACCGGCGGGCCCGGCGCGGCCGGCGGCTACGACCACGGCAACTGGACCACGCCCAGGCCCGGCGTCCTCGCCTCCGTCCAGCAGCGTCTGGACACCGAGGGCCGGCTCACCCCCGAAGCCGTCGTCGCCGAACTGGGCCAGCCCAAACACGGCTTCGGCTCCTACCAGGTCTTCGGCGACCTCGAGTTCGCCGTGCCCGGCGCCCCCACCGCCCCCGACGCCTCGTACCGGCGCTCGCTCGACCTCTCCACCGCGCTGGCCGCCGTCTCGTACACGCACCAAGGCGTCGCGTACACACGGGAGTTCTTCGCCTCCTACCCCGGCAAGGTCATCGCCGGCCGGTTCGGCGCCGACCAGCCGGGCAAGGTCGCCTTCACCCTGCGCTACACCTCGCCCCGCCAGGACTTCACCGCCACCGCGAGCGGCGACCGCCTGACCGTCAGGGGCGCGCTGCGGGACAACGGGCTGCGCTTCGAGGCCCAGATCCGCGTACGGACCGAGGGCGGCAGCGTCCGCGCCGGGACCGACGGCACGCTCACCGTCACCGGCGCGAACCGGGCCTGGTTCGTCCTGGCCGCCGGCACCGACTACGCCGACACCTACCCGGCCTACCGGGGCAGGGACCCGCACGCCGCCGTCACCGGCTCCGTCGACGCGGCGGCCCGCCGCTCGTACACCGACCTGCGCGAGCGCCATGTCGCCGACCACCGCGCCCTGTTCGACCGGGTCCGGCTCGACATCGGCCAGCAGCTCCCCGACCTGCCCACCGACCGGCTGCTGACCGGCTACACCGGCGGGACGACCCCCGCCGACAAGGCACTCGAAGCGCTCTTCTTCCAGTACGGGCGCTACCTGCTCATCGCCTCCTCCCGCGCCGGCTCGCTGCCCGCGAACCTCCAGGGCGTGTGGAACAACGTCACCGACCCGCCCTGGTCGGCTGACTACCACGTCAACATCAACCTCCAGATGAACTACTGGCTTGCCGAGGTCACCAACCTCGCCGAGACCACCGCCCCCTACGACCGCTATGTCGAGGCCATGCGCGCCCCCGGCCGCCGCAGCGCCCAGGAGATCTTCGGCTCCGGCGGCTGGGTGGTGCAGAACGAGACCAACCCGTACGGCTTCACCGGCGTCCACAACTGGGCCACCTCCTTCTGGTTCCCGGAGGCCGCCGCCTGGCTCACGCAGCAGCTCTACGACCACTACCGCTTCAACGGCTCCACCGACTACCTGCGCACCACCGCCTACCCGGTGATGAAGGAGGCGGCGGAGTTCTGGCTCGCCAACCTCCGTACCGACCCCAGGGACGGCACACTTGTCGTCACCCCCAGCTACTCCCCGGAGCAGGGCGACTTCACGGCGGGCGCCGCCATGTCGCAGCAGATCGTCCACGACCTGCTCACCAACACGCTGGAGGCCGCCAGGACCCTCGGCGACGCCCCCGCCTTCCGCGCCCGGCTCCAGGACACGCTCGCCGAGCTCGACCCCGGGCTGCGCGTCGGGTCCTGGGGACAGCTCCAGGAGTGGAAGGCGGACCTGGACAGCCCGACCAACGACCACCGGCACGTCTCGCACCTCTTCGCCCTGCACCCCGGCCGGCAGATCCAGGCGGGCAGCGAGTGGGCCGACGCCGCCAAGGTCTCGCTGACCGCGCGCGGCGACGGCGGCACCGGCTGGTCCAAGGCCTGGAAGATCAACTTCTGGGCGCGCCTGCGCGACGGGGACCACGCGCACAAGATGCTCTCCGAGCAGCTCAAGTCCTCGACGCTGCCGAACCTGTGGGACACCCACCCGCCGTTCCAGATCGACGGCAACTTCGGTGCCACGTCGGGGATCGCCGAGATGCTCGTCCAGAGCCAGCACGGGCCGATCGAGATCCTGCCGGCCCTCCCCGCGTCCTGGCCGGACGGCAGCGTCACCGGCCTGCGGGCCCGGGGCGGCGCCACGCTGGATCTCGTCTGGGCCGGCGGCCGCGCCACCCGCGTCACCCTGCGCGCGCACCGCACGGGCGACCTGACCGTACGCAGCACCCTGCTGCCGGGCGGGGAGCGTCGCTTCCGGGCGACGGCGGGCAGGACGTACGTCTTCCACGCCTGA
- a CDS encoding DUF397 domain-containing protein — translation MAESTTTHQPLTGWNKPELDLSNADWRSGSQGRGDVQIAFVEGFIAMRNSGKPESPSLIFSPAEWRAFVINAREGEFDLT, via the coding sequence GTGGCCGAGAGCACCACCACCCATCAGCCGCTCACGGGCTGGAACAAGCCGGAGCTGGACCTGAGCAACGCGGACTGGCGGTCGGGCAGCCAGGGCAGGGGTGATGTCCAGATCGCCTTCGTCGAGGGCTTCATCGCGATGCGCAACAGCGGTAAGCCGGAGAGCCCTTCGCTGATCTTCAGCCCGGCGGAATGGCGGGCCTTCGTGATCAACGCCCGCGAGGGGGAGTTCGACCTCACCTGA
- a CDS encoding SDR family oxidoreductase, protein MALSLKGRTVLVVGRGSGIARAVVLAARAEGANVVVAGRSREKLRGAYDDPGIEAEEVDLNDDTSIAALAERLGEVDHLVSTASARARGHLAELDRAAVLRSFDTKVVGPIMLAQHFSGRFAPGGSFTLFSGVAAFKPVAGYLGVAATNGAVDFLTRSLALEMGPVRVNAISPGVIDTGIWDALGDAEKKAYFEQLRTRNPARRIGTVEDISAAVLLAMTNASLTGVTLRVDGGEPLT, encoded by the coding sequence ATGGCTCTCTCGTTGAAAGGCCGGACCGTTCTGGTCGTCGGCCGTGGAAGCGGAATCGCCAGGGCCGTCGTCCTCGCCGCGCGGGCGGAGGGGGCGAACGTCGTGGTCGCGGGCCGGAGCCGGGAGAAACTGCGCGGTGCGTACGACGATCCCGGCATCGAGGCCGAGGAGGTCGACCTCAACGACGACACCAGCATCGCGGCGCTCGCGGAGCGGCTCGGTGAGGTCGACCACCTGGTGTCGACCGCCTCGGCCCGCGCCCGCGGCCACCTGGCGGAGTTGGACCGCGCGGCGGTCCTGCGTTCGTTCGACACCAAGGTCGTCGGACCGATCATGCTCGCCCAGCACTTCTCCGGACGCTTCGCACCAGGGGGTTCGTTCACCCTGTTCTCGGGTGTGGCCGCCTTCAAGCCGGTGGCCGGCTATCTCGGCGTCGCCGCCACCAACGGCGCGGTCGACTTCCTCACCCGCTCCCTCGCCCTGGAGATGGGTCCCGTCCGGGTCAACGCCATCTCGCCCGGTGTGATCGACACCGGCATCTGGGACGCCTTGGGCGACGCGGAGAAGAAGGCCTATTTCGAGCAGCTTCGTACGAGGAATCCCGCCCGCCGCATCGGCACGGTGGAGGACATCTCCGCCGCCGTGCTTCTCGCCATGACAAACGCCTCGCTGACAGGGGTGACTCTCCGCGTCGACGGCGGAGAACCCCTCACCTGA
- a CDS encoding alpha/beta fold hydrolase, which yields MNVVHHRYATVQGQRIFYREAGPPDAPALVLLHGFPTSSFMFRELIPRLADRYHVVAPDHLGFGLSDAPAADRFDYTFDALTALTRGLLGHLGLTRYALYVQDYGAPVGWRLALADPDAVTAIVTQSGNAYDSGFVEGFWKTVWDYQREQTPETEAAIRGALTLDLIKWQYVTGVADESVVSPDTWHHDHALVSRPGNDLVQLALFRDYATNSPLYPRVHTYFREHRPPLLAVWGRNDPIFGPAGAEAFLADLPDARIHLLDGGHFLLESHGEEAAGLIRSFLDEVDPKP from the coding sequence ATGAACGTGGTGCACCATCGCTACGCCACCGTCCAGGGGCAGCGGATCTTCTACCGGGAGGCTGGACCCCCCGACGCCCCCGCGCTCGTCCTCCTGCACGGCTTCCCGACCAGCTCGTTCATGTTCCGCGAGCTGATCCCGAGGCTGGCCGACCGCTACCACGTGGTCGCCCCGGACCACCTCGGCTTCGGCCTGTCCGACGCACCGGCCGCCGACCGCTTCGACTACACCTTCGACGCGCTGACCGCCCTCACCCGGGGGCTCCTCGGCCACCTCGGCCTCACCCGCTACGCGCTCTACGTCCAGGACTACGGCGCTCCCGTCGGATGGCGCCTGGCCCTCGCCGATCCCGACGCGGTCACCGCGATCGTCACGCAGAGCGGCAACGCCTACGACAGCGGCTTCGTCGAGGGCTTCTGGAAGACCGTGTGGGACTACCAGCGCGAGCAGACCCCGGAGACCGAGGCGGCGATCCGCGGGGCCCTCACCCTCGACCTCATCAAGTGGCAGTACGTCACGGGGGTCGCCGACGAGTCGGTCGTCAGCCCCGACACCTGGCACCACGACCACGCCCTGGTCTCCCGCCCCGGCAACGACCTCGTCCAGCTCGCCCTGTTCCGCGACTACGCCACCAACTCGCCGCTCTACCCGCGCGTTCACACGTACTTTCGCGAGCACCGGCCGCCGCTCCTCGCGGTCTGGGGCAGGAACGACCCGATCTTCGGCCCCGCGGGGGCGGAGGCGTTCCTGGCGGACCTCCCCGACGCCCGGATCCACCTGCTCGACGGCGGGCACTTCCTGCTGGAGAGCCACGGGGAGGAGGCCGCCGGGCTCATCCGCTCCTTCCTCGACGAGGTCGACCCCAAGCCGTGA
- a CDS encoding DUF427 domain-containing protein — protein MGLAWQQGPLAPHSIGRFLTPDPLPERLLFAERLRRRMRVRFAGEWIAESEDVVLLHEPGRYPVAYFPLGDVGTGVLEPTEPTTHHRELGTTAWYRVHGRDRKTARAAWRHTELPDHAKEFEGRVAFAWRAMDAFYEEDERILGHAADAYHRIDIRDSSRTLEVHDGDRVVASTRRPVVLYESGFAPRWYVRRDDIDEEALIPVEGQTFCPYKGLADYYEIGGIQGAAWSYRHAYPEVSRVDDLVSFEPDKVAVHLDGVRLELEPGQTVIPHGADRGLDVDEVEKP, from the coding sequence ATGGGTCTGGCATGGCAGCAAGGGCCTCTCGCACCGCACTCGATCGGCAGGTTCCTCACTCCCGACCCCCTGCCCGAGAGGCTCCTGTTCGCGGAGCGTCTCCGCCGCAGGATGCGGGTCCGGTTCGCCGGTGAGTGGATCGCCGAGTCCGAGGACGTGGTCCTCCTGCACGAACCGGGCAGGTATCCGGTGGCGTACTTCCCGCTCGGTGACGTGGGGACCGGTGTCCTCGAACCGACCGAACCGACCACCCACCACCGCGAACTGGGCACGACCGCCTGGTACCGGGTCCACGGAAGGGACCGGAAGACAGCGCGGGCGGCCTGGCGGCACACGGAACTCCCGGACCACGCGAAGGAGTTCGAGGGCCGGGTGGCCTTCGCCTGGCGGGCCATGGACGCCTTCTACGAGGAGGACGAGCGGATCCTCGGCCACGCGGCCGACGCGTATCACCGCATCGACATCCGCGACTCCTCACGGACGCTCGAAGTCCACGACGGCGACCGCGTGGTGGCGAGCACCCGGCGGCCCGTCGTGCTGTACGAGTCCGGCTTCGCGCCGCGCTGGTACGTCCGCCGGGACGACATCGACGAGGAGGCGCTCATCCCCGTCGAGGGCCAGACGTTCTGCCCGTACAAGGGCCTCGCGGACTACTACGAGATCGGCGGCATCCAGGGCGCCGCCTGGTCGTACCGCCACGCCTACCCCGAGGTGAGCCGCGTCGACGATCTCGTCTCCTTCGAGCCGGACAAGGTCGCGGTCCACCTGGACGGGGTCCGCCTGGAACTGGAGCCGGGCCAGACGGTGATTCCGCACGGCGCCGACCGCGGCCTCGACGTCGACGAGGTCGAGAAGCCGTGA